In Ostrea edulis chromosome 4, xbOstEdul1.1, whole genome shotgun sequence, a single window of DNA contains:
- the LOC130054397 gene encoding tripartite motif-containing protein 55-like, giving the protein MMDPRTSAQDVMRCDLCETALVQMHCATCLVNLCKACVGEHFSADLSNPHRIVDVKDRNSTLLYPGCTSHEKERCEMYCNPCHIPVCSTCLASSQHLGHELLKVSDVLNMKIEMITKNKTELNETIIPTYQDIVSDVRNRMSQLEKKYGDLSAAITKHGEDWHREIDKLVQKLKSEVEEMKTTQLHTLQKHLDEVNKKISDINDEINSMDDALDSNDFSKVFSLMPNVDEYKNVPHKILSSLPKFNPGRIQEELGKLFGTLSSISVRSEEHGYSIKTTQKSPEAASSPVIKQLLDEPQTVTTIHTEYSHNLYDVACLSDEEIWTSGTGNMKLYRIKQGSLLKSITTKTGKIPEDIAVTNSGALVYTDFSDRTLNIVKNEEIQTVITLQGWRPHNVCSISSDDLLVTMDNDDKTQSKVVHYSGSTEKQTIQFDDQGKPLYSSDYKEKYISENRNLDICVADCGATAVVVVNQAGKLRFRYTGRTPAPKNKPFYPRGITTDSQSHILTADYYNDCVHIIDQDGQFLCYIDCGLSDTWGLCTDTNDNLFVAQCRNKQVKKIKYLQKN; this is encoded by the coding sequence ATGATGGACCCCCGTACCAGTGCCCAGGACGTGATGCGATGTGACCTGTGTGAGACCGCCCTGGTACAGATGCACTGTGCTACGTGCCTGGTCAATTTGTGTAAGGCCTGCGTGGGGGAACATTTCTCTGCTGACCTCTCAAATCCTCACAGAATTGTTGATGTCAAGGACAGGAATTCCACCCTCCTCTACCCTGGGTGTACCTCTCATGAAAAAGAACGATGTGAGATGTACTGTAATCCGTGTCATATTCCGGTCTGCAGTACCTGTCTGGCATCAAGTCAACATTTAGGTCACGAATTATTGAAAGTCTCAGATGTTCTCAATATGAAGATAGAAATGATtaccaaaaataaaactgaattaaatgaaacaattattCCCACGTACCAGGACATTGTATCTGATGTACGAAACAGAATGAGTCAGTTAGAAAAGAAATATGGGGATCTCTCAGcagccataacaaaacatgGAGAGGACTGGCACAGAGAAATTGACAAACTCGTCCAGAAACTGAAATCTGAAGTAGAGGAGATGAAAACCACACAGTTACACACTCTGCAGAAACATCTGGATGAAGTGAACAAGAAAATCTCTGATATCAACGATGAAATCAATTCGATGGATGATGCTTTAGACTCTAATGACTTTTCAAAAGTATTCAGTCTTATGCCTAATGTAGATGAATACAAAAATGTTCCACACAAAATTCTGTCATCTTTACCTAAATTCAACCCAGGAAGAATTCAAGAAGAACTCGGTAAACTGTTTGGAACTTTATCATCAATTTCTGTCCGATCAGAAGAACATGGTTACAGTATAAAGACAACACAGAAATCCCCAGAAGCTGCATCCTCTCCTGTCATTAAACAGCTGCTTGATGAACCACAGACTGTCACCACCATACACACTGAGTATAGTCATAACCTTTACGATGTGGCCTGTCTGAGTGATGAAGAAATCTGGACAAGTGGAACTGGTAACATGAAACTCTACAGAATCAAACAGGGATCACTACTCAAGTCAATAACAACCAAGACTGGGAAAATTCCAgaggacatagcagtgacaaaCAGTGGGGCTCTGGTTTATACTGATTTCAGCGATAGAACTCTGAACATTGTGAAGAATGAAgagatacagaccgtgatcacactacaggggtggagacctcACAATGTCTGCAGCATCTCCTCTgatgatctcctggttaccatggacAATGATGATAAGACACAATCCAAAGTTGTGCATTACTCTGGCTCCACAGAAAAACAaaccattcagtttgatgatcaagGTAAACCTCTCTATTCATCTGATTATAAAGAGAAATACAtcagtgagaacaggaacctggatattTGTGTGGCTGACTGTGGAGCTAcagcagtagtggtggtcaatcaggcCGGGAAACTGAGATTCAGGTACACTGGACGTACTCCTGCTCCAAAGAACAAACCATTCTATCCACGAGGAATCACCACAGACAGTCAGAGTCACATCCTCACAGCTGATTATTACAATGACTGTGTCCACATCATAGaccaggacggacagttcctctgTTACATAGACTGTGGACTGAGTGATACCTGGGGACTGTGTACAGATACAAACGACAATCTGTTTGTTGCTCAATGTAGAAACAAACAAGTGAAGAAAATTAAATACTTGCAGAAAAACTAA